The Cyclopterus lumpus isolate fCycLum1 chromosome 3, fCycLum1.pri, whole genome shotgun sequence genome includes the window CAAGCAGACCATTCGAGAGACTTGAACCCCTTCAATGAGCTGTTCACAATTCAAGCAGCCATTTCCTCCTTTTGTGTCTTCTTTGCACGGGGCAACTAAGCACAccggaaattaaaatgttgctcTCAAATCTGACTTTGGGaagaaatgttttgatttgactATAATGCTAAAATTGACAtctgcagacacacatttcattctCTTTGCTCAATGCATGTTTAGCAGCCGCGACAGCGACGCTGgtgttgttttcaccttgtgagtcCGTATGcggtgtaatgtgtaatgtcaGTGTTACAGAATAAAGCCAGAATACATAATTAACCTCTTAATTTAACCTTCTTAAATGAGTGTGTGATGGGTGGGGTTGATCCATCCAAAACAAAAGGCCTTTCTCCTAAATGTAGCACACTAAATGTAATTCCTGCCGCcccgtctctctttctcaaCAGGCACTAAGTACGCTAGCAATGAAACTCGCTCTCTTGGCCAGTCGTGTTTCTCGTAACCTGCTTTCAGGTCTCATTTTTCCCCATCTAGGAGCAGGAGAGAAAGGATTTTGTTGTTGAGGCCGGTGTCTAAATGATGTAAGAAAGGACACATTTATTAGGATCACAGGGTTCAGATGTCCCTGCCACAAAAGGTACCATGGTGTAGGGATGGAGGGTGAGGGGTCAGGTAGGCAGAAAGATAATGGCCAACAGCTGTGAATGGGGATATGAGGAGAGGCAAGCAGGTGGGAAACGAAGGGGGCAGAGCAAAGGCGTTGTTAATGTGGGAAAGAGGGTTGTTCCCTCTCGGGGAGAGAAAAGcattcctcctgctgctggaggtgaTCAGATTGCAGTAGAGAGAGGCCTTGAAAGAGGCAATGCTTCAAGAACAATAGTTTTCAAGCACGCTCGCAGTTGGACTCTGGGGACGTCAGCCAGCCGGTGCACCCCTTTGGTCCAACCATCGGATGGATCACCATGACGTTTTGCACAgacgttcatgttccccagGGGACGGACCCTAACGACTTTGCCCACCGCTTCACTTTTCATTTAGCGCTACGATGAAAGTTCACACGTCTGAGTCCAAAAACCTCAACAACTGTCGGCTTGATTGCCGTGACATTTGGTACAGACGTCCGTGTACCCCCAGAGGGCGATTCCTCATGAGCATCACACAAATGAAATTGTGATCCCCGACTTTTAGCTCACGCTACATGCACACAGCACAACTGGACAGTGGGGGTATTCCAGTAACACGGGATGAAGAAAATGGATGTAGCTAGCAGATGAGCTAGCTTTGTAAGTGAGTATAAAATGGCACACACTCATATTCACACCAGCAGGCCCTTCGACAGTCAGCAGCTCCCTTCGGACCATCCTGGTCAGATTGGAATCCGTGACgttcttgctgtgaggcgacagcgCTAACCACTGACCAATCCCGCCACCCGCTCATAATCCGATGCAAATGGGAATATGATTAATCCTGAAACTGACAGTGGCGAAGCCTGCCAAGCCTAAACATCAACAAGTGAGTTGTTGTCCCGATACGTTCGACACCCAGTGTGCAATCCAATCACAAACTAagattgtttaaatgtataaatgaggtCACATCTAACCAAAGAGGGTCAGTAAGAGAAAAACATGCAGCGGTGGAAGCTTTAGATTTACTCTGATCACAGCACCAACATGATTGCATCGACTGTGCAGTTGCATAAACATGAAAAACACGATGCAATCTGATCTGTTCTGCCAGCTTTCACTTTCTTTATGGGAACCAAAACAGAGGGTTACTCTGACATAACACTGAGATTGGATCACTTAATCAGCGTTATTTGTGGCTTCACGGTCATCATGACCCAGAGTGAGTATCCGCTCACATCTTGAAAACTGATTGGTTTTCCTCAGAAACCCACTTACATTTTATAACAAAGCTAATATCTAATCATACTTATtaatatacaacaacaaaaatatatattacaagtCCTGTTTAAGTTTTCCGTAACCTTAGTTTATGTTTCTCTCCATATAACAGCCTCCAAAATAATCAGTTTGTATTCAAGTAataattgtgaaaaataaacTGACCCTACAATCCACAGAATCAAGATGTGCACACACAATAACCAAACAGTTATTGAGTCTAATGACTTCAGGCTCCACAGAGCTTCAGCCCCATATGTCTGTCTAAACATTTCACTGGGCCAAGAGaagaatatacaatataaaaaggGGCTAAACTCCTCTACCAAAAATATTGCTGTTTATTGGATTGAAAAATCATTCCTCAACGATTATGTGGCCAGTGTGTCATGGTCTGTCCACAAGAACCTTTCAAGAGCTTCACTTTCACTTCCTCCCCAACAGATAGGTTTCCATATTACCGCCCGTTAATTATTCATCCACGCTCGTTTGGCACTTCAGTTGGAAAATAAAGCAAATCCTTTGGACTAATGATACAGAATAGTGTGGCGACCTCTCTGCTGAACCCGCCTGCATTGTCCATTTGTCTCCCCCACTGCTGGTGTGAGTGAAATGGGATCACTCCTTGATGTGTAAAACTTGTCTCTCGCGAAGCACAAGTCCATAAGCAGCCAgctcagtggtgtgtgtgcaaTGCTGGAAGAGCTTTTGTATTGTGCAAAATGATATCTCTGCAGTGTCGTCGTCTCTATTACAGGGGGAAGAGATTGTCTTACCCTTTGAATTTGCTTCACAGAACACAACAAATGAGCTTGAGCTGCTTGCTATAGACTCATAGTGCCGATGCCCGTCCACAGGATGAGAAATGAAAGAGCTAAACTATGGGACAAGAGCTCTAAAATCAATTTTGTGATGAAGGAAAACTAACTGGCAATCATAACTAGTGGAATGAGATCCAAAAAACTAAACCAAGGACCTCTGAGATGTTTCTATTTTTGCTCTGGATTAGTCACAGCGTATTCaaattgaaaattaaaaaaacacatttaaacaacaTATCCACTACATACcataaaccttttttattttaatgcattcatttaaCAAAGCTTCACAACATGTACAGTAGATATGTCCTGAACTAAAATCAACAGGTGCTCATGTCAGTTTTTCATTACATATATGCATTATGTCCAAGCCCTTTGAAAAGTCGTGTATGTCCTGGCTATGTGGACAATTACAAATTCAGGAAGCATTCTGGATTGTTGCAGAAAGTGACAAAATCTCTGTCATGGAAGGATGTGGGACGAGCACACAGATGGATGAAGAATCaatacatacaattacaaaaagttTGCCTTTCGGACTCTTTTAAGATCAAAACTGCTGCAGAACTTGAGACATAGTTTTTACACAATGCGTTGTACCAGCAGAAGCAGCCAAAATTGAAATTATACAATTATATAGAATCattttttacataaaaatgaGCATgaactttccttttttattatacaaTTCAAGACTCCCACTACAATGAAAAGTAATGTTGTGCATAAAAAGCTGCCATATAAAAATAGGAAGAGTCTTCACAATGTTTGACGTCTAATTATTAattgagaacaaaacaaaaaaaacacacaatttcatATCTATTTACCTGCCATTGTAAACGCAGACACATCAATCTCGTCTCGTGCCCTAGGAGGCTGGTAATACTGCTGTGTGGGTCTGGCGCGTCGAGGCTGTCCATCTCCCCCACCGCGAAACTCTAATGAACTGTCGTAGTaaccatcatcttcctcctgccATTGGACATTTGATATGGTTGTGATGTTACTGTGGGTAATcagattaaaatgtcatttcctCCTTTCTCAACCCACTTGAAGACAGTTGAATTAGTTGCGTACAACTTAGTAACACATTGTGATCTTAATAATGATGAATGgatcattttattattaatatctcacCAAAACATTAGCAGAAACGGGCTTGATGTTATGCAGCAGGACCTCTTCGCAGTTTCCATAGTCACTGAATACAACCACAGCCGTGGAGCCGGATGGATGCACAGCATCTATTCTGGCATTGTAGAACTTcgcaagtgcacacacacacacacacacacacacacagacttattTTAATACAAACGTCCGTTATACATGACAACCAAGTGAATGAGAGAAAATGAGCCACAACTGCACTaattgttattttctttacatCCCTTGTTAACtgtaaaacagaaagaaacacatcAGTGAATAGCCACTTTAAAAGATTTAGTGGTTAATTATGATGTCACAGATTACATCTGTCGTAGTTACTGTAGGCAGTTAACACGTCACACTATGAGCTCATTTGTGTATGCGTTTAATTGGCTTTAATGTCAGTGTACATTCTCTAACTTGACATACAGCAAATTGAATGTGTGTTTCAACAATTATCAGCTATTGTGAGGTTACCAATCTAGGAATTACATACCTTGCCGTCTTCCCAGTACAGTGCCAGGCACTGGTCTCCTGGTTTCCAAGCTTGTTCCACAAAATGACTTTTCTCCGGTCCTCGAGGCCCTTGACCTTTGCCTTGTCCCGACCTCCTTTTGGGTCCTGGGTTATTGGAGGGGTTTTTCTTGGGGGGCGGCTCCCTGTAAGGGGCACACGTTGAGTTTGTTGGCTTGATCGGCCCAGTCCTTTTGTGCTCTATATCTCCATTTTGGAAATGAGCGGGATCCCCCGTCGCCATTCGAAAATCACGCAATAAGCCCATTTCTTGGGGTGTCCCTGATCTTCCTCCCCTCGGGTTAAAGTTTGGCGTCCCACTATCCCTTTGTCGGTCAAGGTGGTCTGAGTTTGGCCGGTCagtcttccccttcctcctgctgttgttgttgggttctTCCATTCTGTCCGTACGCTTACTATTCCCTCTGCCATCGGGCTCACTGCCTGCACAATCAGTGGGTTTAGATGTGGGTACGCCGTCTCTAACTCCTCTCCTGTTTGACGGCCCAGCCGTGTTCCTACCGCCTCCATCTCCATTTCTGGATCGCTGGTGGTGAGATGCGCTAAACTCCATCTGCTCCGGAGGTTCTTTGGAATGTGCGAAAGTAGTCAAGAAGGTTGAAGTAAAAATGGgctcatctctcgtctctctcctgTCATTTTGCGATCTGTCCGACGTGCCTCGTGACCATCTCTCCTGGCCCTTCCACTGCGGGGCTTGAGCTGAAGTTTGGGGGGTCGTACAGTCAGAGTGAGGCTCCTGGCCAGGTTTGGGAAAATCAAAGTCCCTGTGGAAGCGGGGTGGTCTGTCATTCCTTTGTTGCCTGTGGTCATTATGCGAGGAGAACTTGGTCTGTGATGTGTCTTTGGAGTAATAGTCAGAGTTTGAGAAATTCCCTTTACTTTCATGGTGTCTCTGAGGTCCATGGCTCTTTTGCTCTGAGAAAACAAACCGATAAAAGAGAGCAGTGTAATAAAAAACTATGGCAAAACAATAGGGGATAAATAATACAAGGAGCATTGACGAGACCCCAATAAAGTGTGGTATTCAATGAAGATTAACGGTCGCTAAAGCAGCATTGTTCTTCTACACAAGCACTGATTTCAGACATTAAGAGAATATAACTTAATTCCCTTCAGCTCACCAGTGACTCTGTCTATGATGgcataatgttatttatttgaagATTATTACGAAACATAGAGCATCAccaatatttaattattcttaATTGTTCTTTCCTTTAATATGTCACGTAAAAGGGTTaaagtgtgtctgtttatgGACCAAGAGAAGGCAGTTTAGAATGAAAACCCAGACCACGTCACCCACCATCAATGGAGAAAACTCCCATTTTGGATTCAAGAAAGTCAAAAAGAGTGCTTGGTCCGGACGGCCTTCCACctgctccctcctcttcatcttcatttcTGGACCTgccccttccccttcctctgGCTGAGAAGAAACCAAAAACAAGATCATGTAGACCCATATAAGAACAGCTCATCAATGATTCTGGATATTCTACCCCGAGTGTCACGTTTATGTGTCTGATTGTGTGCATccatgcgtgtctgtgtttcAAACCTGAACCTAACTGAAGAAACAAAACCCAAATCACTCAAATTCCTTAGAGATTACATGAATTTGGAAAGTTTAATGGTCTGCAGCAGACTCACTCAGTTGTGTTACTGCAAAAGAAGTTTTAAGTTGATTTACAATGCTGAAACAAATTCTTAAAGAAATGACCGCAGGTAAAGTAGGAAACCATCAGAAAACCTTAGGGTGTGCTTGGGGGAGAAATTGTCTGCAGCAAAGTGTGTATGCAAATTGTGTTAAAGGGACTAAAACAAGCAAAACTGCCAATCTGGACCTTTAACTAGGCTGTAGGTGACTTTtactgcatttaaataaataacaaaaaaggaCCTTCACATCACTCCCTCCAATCTCACTCTTACTCTAAAAACGAAACGGTTTCAGGCTATGGAACATTTTCTCAAGCCACTGCGGGCAGctctgtgtgcacgtgtgtgtatttgtatgaaCCTCTGATTGGGGGCTTGATAGATTCAGCTTCCACAGGCTCGGGTCTGCTAGCAGAAGATCCAGTCAGTAGGCTGTTTAGTGCCACTTCAAGGTTGTTGTTATTATCCATCAGAGCCTGCCGAGCAGCCTCCCTGTTAAAGCCCATCTCCATGATGTCTCTCAGAGCACGCTCATCCACCTAAACAAAAGGTGGAGAACATCAAAATAAATAGAACAAAAGCATTACAAAAACAATGCTTCTATGGAGATCCATGGAGAGGGTATAAAATGTATGGGGAAAAGACACGTGGATGGATGATGGTAGTTCAGCAATAATAGATTCAGATGTAACTGAGAAAAATTAGAGTAGGAAGAatgtggagaaagaaaacaccatCTACAAAGAACCTCCTTTTGAAGTGGGCGAGTCATGGATATCACATAGTTTTAGGTTGGATTAGCGCATCCCAAGTTACAAACCATCATTAACACATTACCAAGCCAAACACTATAATATCCTCTTCCATCCTATTTATGTGTTGAGCCCAATTGCTGGCTGGGTTCTGCCTAGAACCTGGCAAGTCACAACACAAAGCCAGACAAATGGACTGCCACTTGATTGGAAAACAACACGGCCAAGCCTCCAATTCATTTAGATTTCTACAAAATCAGAATCAATGCCTCACCTAGTCTGCGAGCAATGAACTAAAGACTTCAAACCAGACGAACAAAACCAAAGAGGAACGAGTTCCAACCTTTCAATTGCTTTGTTACATGGAGATTTTGGTTGAATGGACAAATCAATTGAAGTGGCTTTCATTACCAACTCAACACAGACTTGTTTTAAAAGTGTGTCTCCTCACCAGCTCTCGGTAGTTCCCATCTTCTCTGCTTTCAGGTCTTTCGACCCAGTCTTCCCGTCTCCTCTGCTGGTACGAGTCTCGGCTCCGAAAGGAGGAAGCGCCACTGGATAAATTACTGCCTGCATTTCCCCCACCACCAAACGTCCTCGGAGCCTAACAAGTAGAAGAACAAGGCGATCGATGCGGCTGCAGGGCTGGGCGAAACAATAAAGCCGACGCAAGAAACTGAACTTTGTAGCTGACAATGTAATTAGGCTTCTTAATTGGAAGAGTTGCTCGCCTTTCAAAAGGAATCGAGGTTAAGATGAATGCCGATAAAGGggaatgtatttttaaatggagaACGAATGAAATGGCATGTGCAAAAATTACAATCAATAAGAGAAACAGCAATTATGGAACAAGGGGTGGTCCTGAAACACAACATACAGGAGGGTTAAAGGACATCAACTATATTATAAAGGATATTATTACAATTTGTTGCCGCAGACCCTTATTGGTCAGTATAATGGACTGATTTTGAGAGACAACGCTAACAAATCTAAGCTATACATGGCAGTAGCTCTGTAAAATAATGAAGTACCTTGAAGTTACAAGACTCATGACAAGGGTTTACATACCTCTTTGGTCTTGGCTATCTCAGCAATAGCTGCTGTCCGCTGCTTTTCAaactcatcattctcatcaggACTTTTGACCACATTCTGAGACCTCAGGGTCTTCCTCTGGTCTAGATCCCTGCTGTCGACTTCCTCCTTCCTCGCACACTTCTACAGGGAGCAAATAGAGAGCGAGGACATGTTTATTAATGATGTATAGTGACAATGTCCACATGCAATGTTGGAGCTACACTCTTAGGATGTTGTTGTGCCAACCAATAGCAACCCACATCCCAACGCCGCCTCTCAGCTCACGGTTTATGTTTCAAAACTCAAACTGTATTATATTACCAAGTGACTTGGAAGAAATGAGatggaaacacaacacttccTGCAGCTGTTTTTCACAACTGTAGGAAGTGAAGTCAGAGAAGCGAGCgacctttatttttttaccataGGTTCGCCATCTTACTGTTGCATTAGCAATGCCTGCATTGGTAAGTGATAATGCATAAAAACGtaaataatcacatttaattGATCACTCCCCAGCCAGTAGATGAATTTAATGTGGATGAAGCAGACTGACTGACCGGCGGCGGTAAATCCCAGCAGCCGTCTGAAGGCAAGAGGACAGATATGTTGATAAATCTGCAGCCTCTGCTTTGAGATGTGCCATTACCCATGACCATCCACAACGTTAACCTTCATTAAATCATGTGCAAATGACACCAGGCtgttacaaaacacacacatacacacatgcgcGCATCAGACAGGTGCGTAATGACTCCATATTCTGCCCATTTACATGAGCGCCATCAGATTACCGAAGCTCATTACTCCCGTGCGTCACAGCCTGCTCTCAAACTTTTAAAATCATTCAGTGTTTCATCATTGAAATGCAATGCGGTGCTGCATCACATTCCAAGATATAATGTGACAATTTACAACATGACAGAACGGTGACTGAAAGGCTGTTGGACTGATGGTGATGATAacggtcggctgtagctcatgagGCAgcgtggtcgtcccgtaaccacaaggtagccggttccatcgaagtgtccttgagcaagacgctgaacccccagttgctccccgggtgcttcactgcagcccactgctccttaataactaaggaggggtcaaatgcagagaagaatttctctacggggatcaataaaaatttacatttctttctttcttgatgtaattaatgattaaataaataaataaaaaacacacccCATCTGATCTGGTGGCAGATTTATGGCGCTGTGTTCTCACATTGTGCACCACTCAGACAcgttctttatttgtttgttgagcTGTTGTCGTCACGCATCACTGTGATCGGCGCAGCTGTTAAAAGTTCAACCTTGCGCTGCTGCACCTACAAGACAGCAGGTGCGCTTGGAGACGTCCACACCGTCCGACCACCTGGCACATGCCGTTGCACTTGCGCAATTAATATAGGGCTCATTATCCTAATTACTCCTGGCGGTGCCTCGCTATGCAGATGGAACGTATTCGCCCAGGTTTTGAGATCGCCACCACTGATCTTTCTGCCCCTATTTCAATTTGTTGAGGAGGATTGGAATTGTATTTGCGGTCTTTAACGCTTTGAAAAGAGATATTTCTGTTTAGATTTAGAAGACAATGTCCCCGGTTTACTCTGGATAATTCACAGACCTCGCTGTGGACAGTTTACTTTGTTCTTTATATTCAGTAGAGAACAGTTCCCAAAGATAAACGTCTGTGAGCTCTGTAGATAAGCCAGGCTAACTAAGGCACTGGCACAAGGCAAATGGATTCTGAAGGGGCAAGGCAGATAAAACCCAACCGCATGCCTAGATATCTCAGTGGTAATTGATGTCATGACGACTAAAACGCACAGGCTACTTTATTTCAATGTTCTGAAGTGTAcccaacacttttttttttttttaaatcattccAATGTCAGATTATATGTAAAGTAAAATTTAACATATCAAACAAAATGTCCagtgaaacaaagagaaaaataaaatgcaagtACGTGTTTGAAGAGACTGCTTCACAATTACCTTGAAATAGGATATTATCTATAACCCCAAGTTTCCATCCAATAAACACTAAGCCCTGGAGTGACCCGGCAATAGAAATAGATTTACACTGAAAATCTAGAGAATGCGAAATGATCATTCCCAAATGCTCCTTAGCCAACTTTACAAAGCTTCAGCAAATCTGGAGTGAAGAGTGGGTGAAAATCCTAAAATCCAAGTGTCAAGCTGATCCAGATGTATCCCGCTCTGAAGCGGGGATTCTTGCCAAGGGAGCATTGACTTTAAAAAATGAGAAATGATGCGGTGTGGTGCAAAACCACAAAATGTGGAGGAATCAAGGTTTCAATAGTTCAATAGTTTGTGTGCACTGGGAATTGAGCATGGTTATTCTTTTCAAATCTACaactgtgtgtaaatatgtttgaCAATGTGATGCAAGTATATATCCAATGGTGCAATTTAGAGACCCGCTTATCtcctctcacttttttttctcccaataTTATTTGAAGGCTGTACAAAGGCAACACTTAATGCCACGTATATTTTTAGGAAGGAAAACTGTCAGTGCACAGTgtgcaacgtgtgtgtgtgtgtgtgtgtgtgtttgtgtctgaatatgtgtgtgtgtgtgtgtatacgtgtgtgtgtgtgtgtgtgtgtgtgtgtaagacaaCAAAGCAGAATTAAAATTCAGTGATGCATTTTAAAGATTCATGAAGACTCACAATGATTAAGATCAGAGAGAACATTTACAAGAAAAGGGAAATCAAAGCCCACTCTTGGAGCCAGGCCTTTGCCTGGACCCTCAAAAACAATTGTGAGCTTATTGTTATTCAACAGTACTTCAGACTTCAATTAAGTCACTGCTGAAATCTCATTTCCCTAAACTTGCATTTTTCCCCGACTGCATTATTTTTGTTAGTTTGGCATTTTGTAATCATGCGTCTAGTTTATTGTTTTCCTCTGGTGTTTATGTCAGAGAAGCCCTTTGTAACCTTATTTCGAAAAGCCAACTGTCGTAATGAATATTACCCCTTACCTGACCAAATGGCACAAAGGGAGGAGGTCCACCTTCTGCTCCAATGTTACTCCTGCTGTGTTTGGCCAGACTCTGCAGGGTGGATGGTAAAGGGACAATTCTTAATATGGACTGGAGGTGGCCTTCAATGCAGGTTTATAACGATTATCAACAGGTGAATTTAATATCTTTGAGCAAAAGCAGCTAAGCCGCTAAAAATCGACTCTCACCCTTTGTAGTTCCCATTTCTCCACCATGTGATCAACCTCTCCTCCAAGGACGGAGATTTTTGAGTCATCGAGCAGCAAAAGACCATTTTTAACCAGGACTGTACCAAGGAGCTTTACCTTTGTTCCCGGGGGGGTATTaagactaaaaaacaaaacaaaaaaattattaaacaGTACGTGTGAAAGGATGCTTCAAATATAAATAGTTTGACTGTTAAAACGTAAAAGAACGTCACATACCAGGCCCCACACCCTATCGACTTTACCCATACTACTTTATAAATGACATGAACTAGCGCCGTCAGGGGATGGGTGGCGAGGCTAGAAGACTATTAATAATCCCAGCTGCTCACCCATCCTCATGGTAAATTAAAAGCCCCTCTATCTCATCAGGCCTGATAAGGCCTCTGCCTCTCTCATTAAGAAAGCGCAAGGACTTAGAGGGATTTCCAGCTACTGATGCCGGATGCAAAAGCAACAATTAGGGATTTCACTTCGAACCTCTGGGATGGATGCTGTTCTCATGATAGCAGCCAGTGCAGAAGTGAGGCTCTGACTGGCCTCGATTCAatcaaacacaagcacacacagtaTTTACCCTCTAATCAATGTTGCTCCTCAGTGGTTAATTGCCATCGCTCTATATCACCGTCCAACACGCTGAACGGCCCTGTAATCAATCTCATCCTTCTTTGTCACTCGCTTACGGCCTCACGCACACCCAAGCGGACACTTTCATGAGCGACACCAGCCATTGCCGTTGCCAGATGCTCATAAAGAGGAGATTTGTTTTGTACTCTCCTCTCTTCCCATCAGGAGGTCGAGGCCCACATTCGGACCACTCCACCTGGACAGACTGGCTAGTCACCATGGCAGCCGTCACCAAGGCCACCGTTGCTGGGATGGAGATTTAATTAAGGCCGGGAATTGTTAAGATAGCTGCCACCACGTGGAAATTGCAGATAACGGGAAAATTGAGGCATGTGGTGGGGTGGTGGGGTTGGGTGGTGAGTATGTGCAgaatatgttt containing:
- the tdrd3 gene encoding tudor domain-containing protein 3 isoform X1, which gives rise to MTDLTACLTKEGWYLSDEGIAELKGSAEKITHNDIIRIALNSDLRPIGRKILPSDINSGRTEKLEGPCVLQVQKVRNVSAPKDHEESQGAPRMLRLQMTDGHTTCVGLEFQHLSKISLNTPPGTKVKLLGTVLVKNGLLLLDDSKISVLGGEVDHMVEKWELQRSLAKHSRSNIGAEGGPPPFVPFGQKCARKEEVDSRDLDQRKTLRSQNVVKSPDENDEFEKQRTAAIAEIAKTKEAPRTFGGGGNAGSNLSSGASSFRSRDSYQQRRREDWVERPESREDGNYRELVDERALRDIMEMGFNREAARQALMDNNNNLEVALNSLLTGSSASRPEPVEAESIKPPIRARGRGRGRSRNEDEEEGAGGRPSGPSTLFDFLESKMGVFSIDEQKSHGPQRHHESKGNFSNSDYYSKDTSQTKFSSHNDHRQQRNDRPPRFHRDFDFPKPGQEPHSDCTTPQTSAQAPQWKGQERWSRGTSDRSQNDRRETRDEPIFTSTFLTTFAHSKEPPEQMEFSASHHQRSRNGDGGGRNTAGPSNRRGVRDGVPTSKPTDCAGSEPDGRGNSKRTDRMEEPNNNSRRKGKTDRPNSDHLDRQRDSGTPNFNPRGGRSGTPQEMGLLRDFRMATGDPAHFQNGDIEHKRTGPIKPTNSTCAPYREPPPKKNPSNNPGPKRRSGQGKGQGPRGPEKSHFVEQAWKPGDQCLALYWEDGKFYNARIDAVHPSGSTAVVVFSDYGNCEEVLLHNIKPVSANVLEEDDGYYDSSLEFRGGGDGQPRRARPTQQYYQPPRARDEIDVSAFTMAGK
- the tdrd3 gene encoding tudor domain-containing protein 3 isoform X2, translated to MTDLTACLTKEGWYLSDEGIAELKGSAEKITHNDIIRIALNSDLRPIGRKILPSDINSGRTEKLEGPCVLQVQKVRNVSAPKDHEESQGAPRMLRLQMTDGHTTCVGLEFQHLSKISLNTPPGTKVKLLGTVLVKNGLLLLDDSKISVLGGEVDHMVEKWELQRSLAKHSRSNIGAEGGPPPFVPFGQKCARKEEVDSRDLDQRKTLRSQNVVKSPDENDEFEKQRTAAIAEIAKTKEAPRTFGGGGNAGSNLSSGASSFRSRDSYQQRRREDWVERPESREDGNYRELVDERALRDIMEMGFNREAARQALMDNNNNLEVALNSLLTGSSASRPEPVEAESIKPPIRARGRGRGRSRNEDEEEGAGGRPSGPSTLFDFLESKMGVFSIDEQKSHGPQRHHESKGNFSNSDYYSKDTSQTKFSSHNDHRQQRNDRPPRFHRDFDFPKPGQEPHSDCTTPQTSAQAPQWKGQERWSRGTSDRSQNDRRETRDEPIFTSTFLTTFAHSKEPPEQMEFSASHHQRSRNGDGGGRNTAGPSNRRGVRDGVPTSKPTDCAGSEPDGRGNSKRTDRMEEPNNNSRRKGKTDRPNSDHLDRQRDSGTPNFNPRGGRSGTPQEMGLLRDFRMATGDPAHFQNGDIEHKRTGPIKPTNSTCAPYREPPPKKNPSNNPGPKRRSGQGKGQGPRGPEKSHFVEQAWKPGDQCLALYWEDGKFYNARIDAVHPSGSTAVVVFSDYGNCEEVLLHNIKPVSANVL